Proteins from a genomic interval of Anabrus simplex isolate iqAnaSimp1 chromosome 13, ASM4041472v1, whole genome shotgun sequence:
- the LOC136884741 gene encoding uncharacterized protein: protein MSIIILCLEVVGKESSDVLPIAIFRVPNGPNRSSFIDSNSRVYKDWDDFLENNVLPECRYCFPRHGIYQADGEGFVLVDFGKTPASEVSSKVLTVMDVANAGVCLGTTAISIASLFVPVAGPFIATSVVAGSTAGMYGVFRSSKTMVDRTQHNQSIELTDSEARSCWISLVGNVIGTASMGATTALTRMAQTGQVVGRTTRIATTVLNIGSLVINGLGVIHGAFMLHSKYNEGELTALDVYQFSASVLFFTHSVVNMKTADTIIRETQNDVIQKYEANLRSNRHRKMFSKVARNTQKDMGAEEGRAKVIRSLRRIENKDDFFAGLVRSDEDFQKTGSKEKFTSLHLTILFEMVDVYKILMSVDKKLHLRLVEAAVRLSEILGRTNESNFVKVFNFVLRKVYNIASQMEEKYQEDLQWSKCEKGSDFDQDEFDRNYKISGKRFDHFCSVVLEQSVSEPLILNSLKEAFRLGRDFNYGTDNVKDKMEDSSIPQSAVETEKVLQYSGNGTFTKARPFWVNGSLKTLSEDEIFDIVQEVTGFLVDATNCFIDFEGMHANATAKSPDGGATYVIIRCNVEEDTVTAQPYAVD, encoded by the coding sequence TGTGGGAAAAGAATCCTCTGATGTTCTGCCGATAGCAATATTCAGGGTCCCAAATGGCCCAAATAGATCATCTTTTATAGATTCAAATAGTCGAGTGTATAAAGATTGGGATGACTTTTTGGAAAATAATGTACTCCCAGAATGTAGATACTGCTTTCCTCGCCATGGAATCTACCAGGCAGATGGTGAAGGTTTCGTTCTTGTGGACTTTGGCAAAACTCCGGCTAGTGAAGTGAGCAGTAAGGTCCTTACCGTTATGGATGTTGCAAATGCTGGTGTCTGTCTGGGCACCACTGCTATTTCCATTGCATCTCTTTTTGTTCCTGTAGCTGGCCCATTCATAGCTACATCTGTTGTAGCAGGATCAACTGCAGGTATGTACGGAGTATTTCGAAGTTCTAAGACAATGGTTGACAGAACACAACATAACCAGAGTATAGAACTGACCGATTCTGAAGCTCGAAGTTGTTGGATTTCGCTAGTGGGCAATGTCATCGGAACAGCTTCGATGGGGGCGACTACTGCTTTGACTCGGATGGCACAGACAGGACAAGTGGTGGGCAGGACCACTCGTATTGCCACCACTGTCTTGAATATTGGTTCCCTCGTCATTAATGGCCTTGGAGTTATCCACGGAGCTTTCATGCTTCACAGCAAGTATAATGAAGGGGAGTTGACTGCTCTAGATGTTTACCAGTTTTCTGCATCTGTTCTTTTTTTTACTCACTCTGTGGTGAACATGAAAACTGCTGACACGATCATAAGAGAAACGCAGAACGATGTTATACAGAAATACGAAGCCAACCTCAGGAGCAACAGGCACCGCAAGATGTTCAGCAAAGTTGCAAGGAACACGCAGAAGGACATGGGTGCAGAAGAAGGTCGAGCAAAGGTTATTCGCAGTTTAAGAAGAATCGAGAACAAAGATGACTTTTTTGCTGGCTTGGTGCGTTCGGACGAAGATTTTCAAAAGACTGGGAGTAAAGAGAAGTTTACAAGTTTGCATTTGACAATATTGTTTGAAATGGTTGATGTTTATAAAATTCTGATGAGTGTGGACAAGAAGCTCCACTTGCGGCTGGTAGAAGCAGCGGTTCGTTTGTCTGAGATTTTGGGACGGACTAACGAAAGTAATTTTGTGAAGGTCTTCAATTTTGTGCTCCGAAAAGTTTACAATATTGCATCCCAGATGGAGGAGAAATATCAAGAAGATCTACAATGGTCTAAATGTGAGAAAGGTTCAGATTTTGATCAGGATGAGTTTGACAGAAACTACAAAATAAGTGGAAAAAGGTTTGATCATTTCTGTTCTGTTGTGCTGGAACAGTCTGTGTCTGAACCTTTGATTCTTAATTCTCTTAAGGAAGCTTTTCGACTAGGCAGGGACTTCAACTACGGTACAGATAATGTCAAGGATAAGATGGAGGACAGTAGCATACCTCAGTCGGCTGTAGAAACTGAAAAGGTGTTGCAGTACTCAGGCAACGGTACTTTCACGAAAGCTCGACCATTTTGGGTAAATGGGAGTTTAAAGACTCTGAGTGAAGATGAAATTTTTGATATTGTGCAAGAAGTGACTGGGTTTCTGGTTGATGCTACAAACTGTTTTATTGATTTTGAAGGTATGCACGCCAATGCTACGGCCAAGAGTCCTGACGGAGGAG